A part of Octopus sinensis linkage group LG7, ASM634580v1, whole genome shotgun sequence genomic DNA contains:
- the LOC115214050 gene encoding all-trans retinoic acid-induced differentiation factor yields MEPVERKIFVGLYLFVVILQVHSDQDLSLCSKCSSPLKNDSKVVSYCESDKSFEMFYRCCTNTNHSVVYGLDLTGCKIKELHGKMFEEYLDMDILTLENNEFTSYEKIDFFGLKSLNYLSLPNINSSCPGGADMWDNITVHADYVECMDQVNTCIFYNLSCPLNSNCTKGGPGYAECHCDPGYYGYKCKRTGHFPMDVYGISTAAGVILVSAVFWFTERRKIGTL; encoded by the exons ATGGAACCTGTTGAAAGAAAGATTTTCGTCGGATtgtacttgtttgttgttatcctACAAGTTCATTCAGACCAG gACCTGTCTTTATGCTCAAAATGTTCTTCTCCACTCAAAAACGATTCTAAAGTTGTTTCTTACTGTGAAAGTGATAAGTCCTTTGAAATGTTTTATCGATGCTGTACGAACACAAACCACTCTGTTGTCTATGG aCTTGATTTAACTGGTTGCAAAATAAAAGAATTGCACGGCAAAATGTTTGAGGAATATTTAGACATGGACATTTT aacattagaaaataatgaatttacaaGCTATGAAAAAATAGATTTCTTTGGTCTGAAATCATTAAATTATTT ATCTCTTCCAAATATCAACAGTTCCTGCCCTGGTGGTGCTGACATGTGGGATAATATTACAGTACATGCAGATTATGTTGAATGCATGGACCAAGTTAATACCTGTATATTTTACAATT tAAGTTGTCCCTTAAACTCTAACTGCACAAAAGGAGGACCAGGTTATGCCGAATGCCATTGTGATCCAGGTTATTATGGCTATAAATGCAAAAGAACT GGTCACTTCCCTATGGATGTCTATGGTATCTCAACTGCTGCCGGAGTTATTTTAGTCTCAGCTGTATTCTGGTTTACAGAGAGAAGGAAAATTGGGACACTTtaa